The following proteins are co-located in the Streptomyces sp. NBC_00435 genome:
- a CDS encoding rod shape-determining protein, which translates to MTVSLEQLRRCHVAVDLGAARTRVYVKGAGLVVDEPSVAAVNTRTGALIAVGTFAERMTGRTPDYIRVVRPVSGGTVVDIEMAQRMLRHLLGEKLRRALRRKPRLRAAACTPHDADPLAQRAAVETLVGLGARRVELVDTLIAAAVGCGLPVEQPTATMIMVCGAAATQVAVLSLGSIVTAQRIPVGGEAIDHAIVQHLRHAHELMLPSQAVRPLQLALHGNGITAEGPASTLIHGRDVATGLARSVHVDTAAVRDAIHTPLTAVLDGIGKVLRDCPPDLVADLTDRGIMMVGGSALLPGLDQMLRDATGMPVAIAERPDICAVLGLGMMLEGKISPMVLNPLAG; encoded by the coding sequence GTGACCGTCAGTCTTGAGCAGTTGCGCCGCTGCCACGTCGCCGTCGACCTCGGGGCGGCCAGGACCCGCGTCTACGTCAAGGGCGCCGGCCTGGTCGTGGACGAGCCCAGCGTCGCCGCCGTGAACACGCGGACCGGCGCACTCATCGCCGTCGGGACCTTCGCCGAGCGGATGACCGGCCGCACGCCCGACTACATCCGGGTCGTACGCCCCGTCTCCGGCGGCACCGTCGTGGACATCGAGATGGCCCAGCGCATGCTCCGCCACCTCCTCGGCGAGAAGCTGCGGCGCGCCCTGCGGCGCAAGCCCCGGCTGCGGGCCGCCGCCTGCACCCCGCACGACGCCGACCCGCTCGCCCAGCGGGCCGCCGTGGAAACCCTCGTCGGGCTCGGCGCCCGGCGCGTCGAACTCGTCGACACCCTGATCGCGGCGGCCGTCGGCTGCGGACTGCCAGTGGAGCAGCCGACCGCGACGATGATCATGGTGTGCGGGGCCGCAGCCACCCAGGTCGCCGTCCTCTCCCTCGGCTCGATCGTCACCGCCCAGCGGATCCCGGTCGGCGGCGAGGCCATCGACCACGCGATCGTCCAGCACCTGCGCCACGCGCACGAGCTGATGCTCCCCAGCCAGGCCGTCCGCCCGCTCCAGCTGGCCCTGCACGGCAACGGCATCACCGCCGAAGGCCCCGCCTCCACCCTCATCCACGGCCGCGACGTGGCCACCGGACTCGCCCGCTCCGTCCACGTGGACACCGCGGCCGTCCGCGATGCCATCCACACCCCGCTGACCGCCGTGCTCGACGGCATCGGCAAGGTGCTGCGCGACTGCCCGCCGGACCTGGTGGCGGACCTGACGGACCGGGGGATCATGATGGTGGGTGGCAGCGCCCTGCTGCCGGGCCTGGACCAGATGCTCCGCGACGCGACCGGGATGCCCGTGGCCATCGCGGAACGGCCCGACATCTGCGCGGTGCTGGGCCTCGGAATGATGCTCGAAGGAAAGATCTCCCCCATGGTTCTGAACCCGCTGGCCGGATGA
- a CDS encoding GAF domain-containing protein — MTHTPPPAGGGEEIARQVASLPVLLEAVLNVGSELELRSTLQHIVDSATELCGARYGALGVVDPERVRLTGLFSSGMTEADRAAIGRLPDGRSGLLGALVADPRPLMLEDLTQDPRSAGFPPGHPPMRGFLGVPIRVHTEVFGNLYLADKQGGRPFTDEDLALLRVLASQAGIAIGNARLYETARRRERWIEGAAAVTTTLLAGRPAADALMCVAERARLLADAAAGVVLQPTPEGGMEIVAASTQGDPGDLVGTAIAPGSAVLKQLLGGEPVFIEDSATDPRMTTHVRERFGPSMMLPLQSGGQLIGTLALPRARGGPAYDAVDRLLASQFASQAALALVLADAQHDREQLAVYEDRDRIARDLHDLVVQRLFATEMMLESTRRRSANAPSGDTVGDELSRAVDELDSTIQEVRTAIFALQQPPTDAPTTFRGRVLRETGGAAVLFGFQPSVHFAGTVDALLSEPVAADLLAALRGALASAHRRAEVTTIDVEVDAVPTRVRLTVSDDGRTDTGTRGTTLTWESPL, encoded by the coding sequence ATGACGCACACCCCACCACCCGCCGGGGGCGGTGAGGAGATCGCCCGGCAGGTCGCCAGCCTTCCCGTCCTGCTGGAGGCGGTCCTCAACGTCGGTTCCGAACTCGAACTGCGGAGCACCCTCCAGCACATCGTGGACTCGGCGACCGAACTGTGCGGGGCCCGGTACGGAGCGCTCGGGGTCGTCGACCCCGAGCGCGTCCGGCTGACCGGGCTGTTCTCCTCCGGCATGACCGAGGCCGACAGGGCCGCGATCGGCCGTCTGCCGGACGGCCGTTCCGGCCTGCTCGGCGCCCTCGTCGCCGACCCGCGCCCGCTGATGCTGGAGGACCTCACCCAGGACCCCCGATCGGCCGGCTTCCCGCCCGGACACCCCCCGATGCGCGGTTTCCTCGGCGTCCCCATCCGGGTCCACACGGAGGTCTTCGGCAACCTCTACCTCGCCGACAAGCAGGGCGGCCGCCCCTTCACCGACGAGGACCTGGCGCTGCTGCGCGTACTGGCCTCGCAGGCGGGCATAGCGATCGGCAACGCCCGGCTGTACGAGACCGCGCGCCGCCGGGAGCGCTGGATCGAGGGCGCCGCCGCCGTGACCACGACCCTGCTGGCGGGCCGGCCGGCGGCCGACGCGCTGATGTGCGTGGCGGAACGGGCCCGGCTGCTGGCCGACGCGGCGGCCGGGGTCGTCCTCCAGCCGACCCCGGAGGGCGGCATGGAGATCGTGGCCGCCTCCACCCAGGGGGACCCGGGGGACCTGGTGGGCACGGCCATCGCGCCGGGCTCGGCGGTCCTGAAGCAGCTCCTGGGCGGCGAGCCGGTCTTCATAGAGGACTCGGCGACCGACCCCCGGATGACCACGCACGTGCGAGAACGCTTCGGACCCAGCATGATGCTGCCCCTGCAGAGCGGCGGCCAGCTGATCGGCACGCTCGCCCTGCCGCGCGCCCGCGGCGGCCCCGCGTACGACGCGGTCGACCGGCTGCTGGCCTCCCAGTTCGCCTCCCAGGCCGCGCTGGCCCTCGTACTGGCGGACGCGCAGCACGACCGCGAGCAGCTGGCCGTCTACGAGGACCGCGACCGCATCGCCCGCGACCTCCACGACCTCGTCGTCCAGCGGCTGTTCGCGACGGAGATGATGCTGGAGAGCACGCGGCGGCGGTCCGCGAACGCGCCGTCCGGGGACACCGTGGGCGATGAGCTGAGCCGGGCCGTCGACGAACTGGACTCCACCATCCAGGAGGTCCGCACGGCCATCTTCGCCCTCCAGCAGCCACCCACGGACGCCCCGACGACCTTCCGGGGCCGGGTCCTGCGGGAGACCGGCGGGGCGGCGGTGCTGTTCGGCTTCCAGCCCTCGGTGCACTTCGCGGGCACGGTGGACGCGCTGCTGTCGGAGCCGGTCGCGGCCGACCTCCTCGCCGCCCTGCGCGGCGCGCTGGCCTCCGCGCACCGCCGCGCGGAGGTCACCACCATCGACGTCGAGGTCGACGCGGTCCCCACCCGGGTCCGTCTCACCGTCTCCGACGACGGCCGCACCGACACGGGGACCCGGGGCACGACCCTCACGTGGGAATCGCCCCTGTAG
- a CDS encoding carboxyl transferase domain-containing protein codes for MTIRPSARAAIASATDPGSFTELPSPPEVSVPDGPLGWAGYDDSRARAALRTGEAESVVTGTALVGGHPATVIAFEFGYLGGSLGRRTGDRLEAAYAHARAHRLPLVSLIATGGSRMQEGMLALTQLQRVARQSALTRAAGLPQVAVLRDPTTGGGWATLGAGADVVLALAGAQVGFAGSRVRPADADPAAYTAEGQYAAGHVDAVVPGAELAATLAAWLRLLAAPRSPEPPAPPAALAWGHLPAVAGGGGLPATGWDAVRQARDPGRPRAERYLDAYFELRMPLSGDRAGGTDPGMACGFGLRQGRAVAYAAQCGTATRPAGYRTAARVIRLADRLGIPVLTLVDTPGAANDAAAEHAGAGAAIADVFAALASVSVPVTTLLIGEGGSGGALALAAPGNTWVTPDSYFSVIAPELAAAILKRPPESAPATADQLRVRPQDLVALGVARGIVPADPTGPVGPGAPSSAPGASRPPGTAG; via the coding sequence GTGACGATCCGCCCCTCGGCCCGCGCGGCCATCGCCTCCGCCACGGACCCCGGCAGCTTCACCGAACTCCCCTCCCCGCCGGAGGTATCCGTCCCGGACGGCCCACTCGGCTGGGCCGGCTACGACGACTCCCGCGCCCGCGCCGCGCTGCGCACCGGCGAGGCCGAGTCCGTGGTCACCGGCACCGCCCTGGTCGGGGGCCACCCCGCCACCGTGATCGCCTTCGAATTCGGCTACCTCGGCGGCTCCCTGGGCCGGCGCACCGGCGACCGCCTGGAGGCCGCGTACGCGCACGCCCGCGCCCACCGCCTCCCCCTGGTCTCCCTCATCGCCACCGGCGGCTCCCGCATGCAGGAGGGCATGCTCGCGCTGACGCAACTCCAGCGCGTGGCCCGCCAGTCCGCCCTCACCCGCGCCGCCGGCCTGCCGCAGGTCGCCGTGCTCCGCGATCCCACCACCGGCGGCGGCTGGGCCACCTTGGGGGCGGGGGCCGACGTGGTCCTCGCGCTGGCCGGGGCGCAGGTCGGCTTCGCCGGGTCCCGGGTGCGGCCGGCGGACGCGGATCCGGCGGCCTACACCGCCGAGGGGCAGTACGCCGCCGGGCACGTGGACGCCGTGGTCCCCGGGGCGGAGCTGGCCGCGACCCTGGCGGCCTGGCTCCGGCTGCTCGCCGCGCCCCGCTCCCCCGAACCCCCGGCTCCCCCCGCCGCGCTGGCCTGGGGGCACCTCCCGGCGGTAGCGGGGGGAGGAGGGCTGCCGGCCACCGGATGGGACGCGGTGCGCCAGGCCCGGGATCCCGGCCGGCCGCGCGCGGAGCGGTACCTGGACGCGTACTTCGAGCTCCGGATGCCCCTCTCCGGTGACCGCGCCGGCGGCACCGACCCCGGCATGGCGTGCGGGTTCGGGCTGCGGCAGGGCCGGGCCGTGGCCTACGCGGCCCAGTGCGGCACCGCCACCCGCCCGGCCGGGTACCGTACGGCGGCCCGCGTCATCCGGCTCGCGGACCGGCTCGGCATCCCGGTGCTCACCCTGGTGGACACCCCCGGCGCGGCCAACGACGCCGCCGCCGAACACGCGGGCGCGGGCGCGGCCATCGCCGACGTCTTCGCGGCGCTGGCCTCGGTCTCGGTGCCCGTCACCACCCTCCTGATCGGAGAGGGCGGCTCGGGCGGCGCCCTCGCCCTGGCCGCTCCGGGCAACACCTGGGTCACCCCGGACAGCTACTTCTCGGTGATCGCCCCCGAACTGGCGGCGGCGATCCTCAAGCGTCCCCCGGAGTCGGCCCCGGCGACGGCGGACCAACTGCGCGTGCGCCCCCAGGACCTGGTGGCCCTGGGCGTCGCCCGCGGCATCGTCCCGGCGGATCCGACCGGACCGGTGGGGCCTGGCGCCCCCAGCTCCGCGCCGGGAGCTTCCCGCCCACCCGGTACAGCCGGGTGA
- a CDS encoding MFS transporter, giving the protein MTRTTAPAPSTRPKNRIFADLTPLKTSPDYRRLWVGGTISWLGQAMTALAISLQVYEITGSSFSVGLVGLFSLVPLVAFGLYGGAVADTVDRRKLGLFSSLGLTGLSVALAGAALLDYHRVWLLYSVVALQSLCGALNGPARSAMIPRLLPVEQLPAANALNSVTMTFGMTVGPVLGGVIVGWWGYQAAYLIDVVTFGAALYAMWRLPSMEPVREEGRKGRASVLDGLRFLGTRPNIRMTFFSDLAAMVLAQPRALFPAIAVLWYGGDARTVGLLVAAPAVGALVGGLFSGWQGRIRRHGVAILLSVAAWGLAVAVFGLTRNLWLGLFFLALAGCADTISMVFRTTMLQAATPDDMRGRLQGVFIVVVAGGPRLGDFLAGTAADLTSPTVAITGGGLGCVLVLALLAARWRGFARYDARSPQA; this is encoded by the coding sequence GTGACTCGTACGACCGCTCCAGCACCGTCCACCCGCCCCAAGAACCGCATATTCGCCGACCTCACCCCGCTGAAAACCTCCCCCGACTACCGGCGGCTGTGGGTCGGCGGCACCATTTCCTGGCTGGGTCAGGCGATGACCGCCCTCGCGATCTCGCTCCAGGTCTACGAGATCACCGGCTCCAGCTTCTCCGTCGGGCTGGTCGGACTCTTCTCGCTCGTCCCGCTCGTCGCCTTCGGCCTCTACGGCGGAGCCGTCGCCGACACGGTGGACCGCCGCAAGCTCGGCCTCTTCAGCTCGCTCGGCCTGACCGGCCTGTCGGTCGCCCTGGCCGGCGCCGCGCTCCTCGACTACCACCGGGTGTGGCTGCTGTACTCGGTCGTCGCGCTCCAGTCCCTGTGCGGGGCGCTCAACGGGCCGGCGCGCTCCGCGATGATCCCCCGGCTGCTGCCCGTCGAACAGCTGCCCGCCGCCAACGCGCTGAACTCCGTGACGATGACCTTCGGGATGACGGTCGGCCCGGTGCTGGGCGGAGTCATCGTCGGCTGGTGGGGCTACCAGGCCGCCTACCTGATCGACGTGGTCACCTTCGGCGCCGCCCTGTACGCGATGTGGCGGCTGCCGTCGATGGAGCCGGTCCGGGAGGAGGGCCGCAAGGGGCGGGCGTCCGTACTCGACGGCCTGCGCTTCCTCGGGACCCGGCCCAACATCCGGATGACCTTCTTCTCCGACCTGGCCGCCATGGTGCTGGCCCAGCCCAGGGCGCTGTTCCCGGCCATCGCCGTGCTCTGGTACGGCGGCGACGCCCGGACGGTCGGCCTGCTCGTGGCCGCGCCCGCCGTCGGGGCGCTGGTCGGCGGTCTGTTCTCCGGCTGGCAGGGGCGGATCCGCCGGCACGGGGTGGCGATCCTGCTCTCCGTCGCCGCGTGGGGGCTGGCCGTCGCCGTGTTCGGGCTGACCCGCAACCTCTGGCTCGGGCTGTTCTTCCTGGCCCTGGCCGGGTGCGCCGACACGATCTCGATGGTGTTCCGCACCACCATGCTCCAGGCGGCGACCCCCGACGACATGCGGGGCCGCCTGCAGGGCGTCTTCATCGTGGTGGTCGCCGGCGGGCCCCGGCTCGGGGACTTCCTCGCCGGGACCGCCGCCGACCTCACCTCCCCGACCGTGGCGATCACGGGCGGGGGGCTCGGCTGCGTCCTCGTACTGGCCCTGCTGGCCGCGCGCTGGCGGGGCTTCGCCCGGTACGACGCGCGGTCGCCCCAGGCCTGA
- a CDS encoding carboxylate-amine ligase, with the protein MIEPGTSTTRTAVPGTTDPVFPLTVGVEEEFLLVDARTLRVVPTAPLVLSTAAGLPQELHPEGTRYQVEISTPVADSAVVLRRELAALRRTLARAARAHGCRLLAAPSPVLAVEGPLHLTDDEPRQREQHRRFGALTDTLVSCGRHIHIGTFDVDTAVAVSNRVRPWLPTLIALAANSPFWGGRDTGHASWRAMAWAGWPSAGPPPHFTSTAHFRRSVQTLLGSGAALDTKMVYWDLRPSGHWPTLELRAPDMSPDIDSAILQAELARALVATALREIAEQRPDPPVRDDVLRLARWRAAHDGLEGFGLDPYTGIELPAADLAEALLDRVAPQLAASGDLDHAAKTLAGLLRDGSGAHRQRTAFAHRGDLRDVLRHLADETEAF; encoded by the coding sequence GTGATCGAACCTGGCACCAGCACCACGAGAACCGCTGTACCGGGCACGACCGATCCGGTCTTCCCGCTCACCGTCGGGGTCGAGGAGGAGTTCCTCCTGGTCGACGCCCGCACCCTGCGGGTGGTCCCGACAGCCCCGCTCGTCCTCTCCACCGCCGCCGGACTCCCCCAGGAACTGCACCCCGAGGGCACCCGCTACCAGGTGGAGATCTCCACCCCGGTCGCCGACTCGGCCGTCGTCCTGCGCCGGGAGCTCGCCGCGCTGCGGCGCACCCTCGCACGGGCGGCCCGCGCCCACGGCTGCCGGCTGCTGGCCGCGCCCTCGCCGGTGCTCGCCGTGGAGGGCCCGCTCCACCTGACCGACGACGAGCCGCGCCAGCGCGAGCAGCACCGGCGCTTCGGCGCGCTCACCGACACCCTCGTCAGCTGCGGCCGGCACATCCACATCGGCACCTTCGACGTGGACACGGCGGTCGCGGTCTCCAACCGGGTCAGACCCTGGCTGCCCACGCTGATCGCGTTGGCGGCCAACTCGCCGTTCTGGGGAGGCCGCGACACCGGGCACGCCAGCTGGCGGGCGATGGCCTGGGCGGGCTGGCCCTCGGCGGGACCGCCCCCGCACTTCACCTCGACGGCCCACTTCCGGCGCTCGGTGCAGACCCTGCTCGGCTCCGGGGCGGCCCTGGACACCAAGATGGTCTACTGGGACCTGCGCCCGTCGGGGCACTGGCCGACGCTCGAACTCCGGGCTCCGGACATGTCCCCCGACATCGACTCGGCCATCCTCCAGGCCGAACTGGCCCGCGCCCTCGTCGCGACGGCCCTGCGCGAGATCGCCGAGCAGCGCCCGGACCCGCCGGTACGGGACGACGTGCTGCGCCTCGCCCGGTGGCGGGCGGCCCATGACGGCTTGGAGGGCTTCGGCCTGGACCCGTACACGGGCATCGAGCTCCCGGCGGCGGACCTGGCGGAGGCCCTGCTCGACCGGGTGGCCCCCCAACTGGCCGCCTCCGGCGACCTCGACCACGCGGCGAAGACCCTGGCGGGCCTCCTGCGCGACGGCTCGGGCGCCCACCGCCAGCGCACGGCCTTTGCCCACCGCGGCGACCTGAGGGACGTGCTGCGTCACTTGGCCGACGAGACGGAGGCCTTCTAG
- a CDS encoding GAF and ANTAR domain-containing protein — protein sequence MNEQLLAKAFVELADNLVADFDLIDFLRMLTDSCVGMLDVSAAGVLLADRKGELRVMAASDERVRLLELFQLQNDEGPCLECFRTGIPVTIPDLSTEAARWPRFSAQARHSGYSAVQALPMRLRDEVVGALNLFRTLSGPFDPAATPIARALADVATISLLQQRSSQESTVLNEQLQTALNSRVLIEQAKGKLAERQGIGMEEAFSALRGYARAHNRRLSDLAGAFVNGTEPLAGLIV from the coding sequence ATGAATGAGCAGCTTCTTGCCAAGGCATTCGTCGAACTGGCGGACAACTTGGTCGCGGACTTCGACCTGATCGACTTCCTCCGCATGCTGACCGACAGCTGTGTCGGCATGCTCGATGTGAGCGCGGCCGGCGTACTCCTCGCGGACCGCAAGGGTGAACTGCGCGTGATGGCCGCCTCCGACGAGCGGGTGCGCCTGCTCGAACTGTTCCAGCTCCAGAACGACGAGGGACCGTGCCTGGAGTGCTTCCGCACGGGCATACCCGTCACCATCCCGGACCTGAGCACGGAAGCCGCCCGCTGGCCGCGCTTCTCCGCGCAGGCACGGCACAGCGGGTACTCGGCGGTCCAGGCCCTGCCGATGCGCCTGCGGGACGAGGTCGTCGGAGCACTGAACCTGTTCCGCACCCTCTCGGGGCCCTTCGATCCGGCCGCCACTCCCATCGCCCGGGCCCTGGCCGACGTCGCCACCATCAGCCTCCTGCAGCAGCGCTCCTCCCAGGAGAGCACGGTGCTCAACGAGCAGTTGCAGACGGCGTTGAACAGCCGCGTGCTGATCGAGCAGGCCAAGGGCAAGCTCGCCGAGCGCCAGGGCATCGGCATGGAGGAGGCCTTCAGCGCGCTGCGGGGCTACGCCCGCGCGCACAACCGGCGTCTGTCCGACCTGGCCGGTGCCTTCGTCAACGGAACCGAACCCCTCGCCGGCCTGATCGTTTGA
- a CDS encoding SigB/SigF/SigG family RNA polymerase sigma factor, with translation MTHVGMPMPSTRRTYPHDDAPDTAALFRRIAALPDGPQRSALRQEVVCAWMPMATRLARRFSNGREPLEDLRQVAQLGLVKAVSRFDPDFGSAFEAFAIPTIVGEVKRHFRDNLWAVHVPRRVQELRIQVRTADRELRPTLDPRGHPASEIAAVSGLTEQEVRTGQAALHSFTTLSLEGARGHYEGKDPLAETLGCAEPGFDRIVDREALRPLLRALPERDRRILYMRFFREMNQSCIGEELGLSQMHVSRLIRRICESLRDQVMEDAA, from the coding sequence ATGACGCACGTAGGCATGCCCATGCCCAGCACCCGACGCACGTATCCGCACGACGACGCCCCGGACACCGCGGCCCTGTTCCGCCGTATCGCGGCCCTTCCGGACGGCCCGCAGAGGTCTGCGCTGCGGCAGGAGGTGGTGTGTGCCTGGATGCCGATGGCCACACGGCTCGCCCGGCGGTTCAGCAACGGCAGGGAACCCCTGGAGGACCTCCGGCAGGTTGCCCAACTGGGCCTGGTGAAGGCGGTTTCCCGCTTCGACCCGGACTTCGGTTCCGCCTTCGAGGCCTTCGCCATCCCGACGATCGTCGGCGAGGTGAAACGGCACTTCCGCGACAACCTGTGGGCGGTGCACGTGCCCCGGCGGGTCCAGGAACTGCGCATCCAGGTGCGCACGGCCGACAGGGAGCTACGTCCCACACTCGACCCCCGTGGCCATCCGGCGTCCGAGATCGCGGCGGTGTCCGGCCTGACCGAGCAGGAGGTACGGACGGGCCAGGCGGCCCTGCACAGCTTCACCACCCTGTCCCTCGAGGGCGCGCGCGGCCACTACGAGGGCAAGGACCCGCTGGCCGAAACCCTCGGCTGCGCGGAGCCCGGCTTCGACCGGATCGTCGACCGTGAGGCGCTCCGGCCCCTGCTGCGCGCACTGCCCGAGCGCGACCGGCGGATCCTCTACATGAGGTTCTTCCGCGAGATGAACCAGAGCTGCATCGGCGAAGAGCTCGGCCTGTCCCAGATGCACGTCTCCCGCCTGATCCGCCGCATCTGCGAGTCCCTCCGCGACCAGGTGATGGAAGACGCCGCCTGA
- a CDS encoding YtxH domain-containing protein, which produces MRYKVTFAVGLALGYVLGTRAGRERYEQLKKSARELAQNPVVRNAAESAGQSGREFAGKAFAAVSDKVGDAVPASLAGRVRGLRARVGGGGAGEDDWGTSNT; this is translated from the coding sequence ATGCGGTACAAGGTCACGTTCGCGGTCGGACTGGCCCTCGGGTACGTGCTCGGGACCCGGGCCGGACGCGAGCGGTATGAACAGTTGAAGAAGTCCGCACGTGAGCTCGCGCAGAACCCGGTGGTGCGCAACGCCGCCGAGAGCGCTGGTCAGAGCGGGCGGGAGTTCGCGGGCAAGGCCTTCGCCGCGGTCAGCGACAAGGTCGGCGACGCGGTGCCCGCTTCCCTCGCGGGACGGGTACGGGGCCTGCGCGCCCGGGTCGGCGGCGGGGGCGCGGGCGAGGACGACTGGGGCACCAGCAACACCTGA
- a CDS encoding FGGY family carbohydrate kinase, whose protein sequence is MGIVAGLDSSSAFTRIVVCDTETGAVLRQGYAPHPQPTGESLPHETDPQAWLLSLGEAAGGGLLEGVQAIGVSAQQHGLLPLDAQGGLVRPALIGNDKRGQVAAADLTEAFGGRQAWAEAVGSVPHAAQPVAKLAWLARTEPEAARRVAVLMSPHDWLVWQLLGRPARRTTDRGGASGTGYWSAATGTYRPDLVELALGHRALLPEVLGPAEAAGTTPEGLLISAGTGETMAAALGLGMGPGDAAVSLGASGSVMAVHGEAVSEPGGLITSLADAAGMHLPVVNTLNAVRALRGTAELLGTDLEGLSELALKSTPGAHGLVLLPYLEGERTPNLPHTAGTLSGLRRESMKPEHLARAAFEGMLCGLVDALDVLRSRGVEVRRVFLLGAAAELPAVQAFAPGLFGTQIVVPAPADYAALGAARQAAWALGVARGTLTPNTPPVWPAPKAQLFEPDEEYPAWRGVRQQYVATRDQIHPGAFQAGPFQPGSQH, encoded by the coding sequence ATGGGGATAGTCGCCGGGCTGGACAGTTCTTCCGCCTTCACTCGCATCGTCGTCTGTGACACCGAGACGGGCGCCGTGCTGCGCCAGGGGTACGCCCCCCATCCGCAGCCCACCGGCGAGTCCCTGCCTCACGAGACCGACCCGCAGGCCTGGCTGCTCTCGCTCGGCGAGGCCGCCGGCGGCGGGCTCCTCGAAGGGGTGCAGGCCATCGGCGTCTCGGCCCAGCAGCACGGTCTGCTGCCGCTGGACGCGCAGGGCGGTCTCGTCCGCCCCGCCCTGATCGGCAACGACAAGCGCGGCCAGGTCGCCGCCGCGGACCTCACCGAGGCGTTCGGCGGCCGGCAGGCCTGGGCCGAAGCGGTCGGTTCCGTCCCCCATGCGGCGCAACCCGTCGCGAAGCTCGCCTGGCTGGCCCGGACCGAGCCGGAGGCGGCCCGGCGGGTCGCCGTGCTCATGTCCCCGCACGACTGGCTCGTGTGGCAGCTGCTGGGCCGCCCGGCCCGGCGCACCACCGACCGGGGCGGCGCCTCCGGTACCGGGTACTGGTCCGCGGCCACCGGCACCTACCGGCCCGACCTCGTCGAGCTCGCGCTCGGCCACCGGGCGCTGCTGCCCGAGGTGCTCGGCCCGGCCGAAGCCGCCGGGACCACGCCCGAGGGGCTCCTGATCTCCGCCGGAACCGGCGAGACCATGGCCGCCGCGCTCGGCCTGGGCATGGGACCCGGCGACGCCGCGGTCTCGCTGGGCGCGTCCGGGTCGGTGATGGCGGTGCACGGCGAGGCGGTGTCGGAGCCCGGCGGGCTGATCACCTCGCTCGCGGACGCCGCCGGGATGCACCTGCCGGTGGTGAACACGCTGAACGCCGTACGGGCCCTGCGCGGCACCGCGGAACTGCTGGGCACCGATCTGGAAGGGCTGAGCGAGCTCGCGCTGAAGTCGACCCCGGGCGCGCACGGTCTCGTACTCCTGCCGTACCTGGAGGGTGAGCGGACGCCGAACCTGCCGCACACCGCCGGGACCCTGTCGGGGCTGCGGCGGGAATCCATGAAGCCGGAGCACCTGGCCCGGGCGGCCTTCGAGGGCATGCTGTGCGGGCTGGTGGACGCGCTCGACGTGCTGCGCAGCCGCGGCGTGGAGGTCCGCCGGGTGTTCCTGCTGGGCGCGGCGGCCGAGCTGCCCGCCGTACAGGCATTCGCGCCGGGGCTGTTCGGTACGCAGATCGTCGTACCTGCTCCGGCCGACTACGCGGCACTGGGCGCGGCCCGGCAGGCGGCGTGGGCCCTCGGTGTGGCGCGCGGCACGCTGACCCCGAACACCCCGCCGGTGTGGCCGGCGCCCAAGGCGCAGCTCTTCGAGCCGGACGAGGAGTACCCGGCCTGGCGGGGCGTGCGCCAGCAGTACGTCGCGACCCGGGACCAGATCCACCCCGGCGCGTTCCAGGCCGGTCCGTTCCAGCCCGGGTCACAGCACTAG